One genomic window of Dunckerocampus dactyliophorus isolate RoL2022-P2 chromosome 7, RoL_Ddac_1.1, whole genome shotgun sequence includes the following:
- the LOC129184989 gene encoding C-reactive protein-like isoform X1, giving the protein MLTCVLFQMEKLFLLMVMLATCCAAPTDLSDKVFVFPKETNTDHVKLLTSKTSFDAVTVCLRFFTDLTRNYGLFSLATVAHSNDFLLFKRDTNDVMSVQARGGSTNFLSLSFPPNSWHSMCATWNSQNGVAQLWVDGKQTIKRFIHSGQPISGKPITILGQEQDTYGGGFDAGQSFIGMISRLHMWDYVLSAAEIQRYVEDANFSPGNVFNWRALDYEIVGNVLVEEEIL; this is encoded by the exons ATGCTGACTTGCGTTCTATTTCAGATGGAGAAACTCTTCCTTCTAATGGTGATGCTTGCTACATGCTGTGCAGCACCCACAG ATCTTTCAGACAAAGTGTTTGTCTTCCCCAAGGAGACAAACACAGATCATGTGAAACTGTTGACATCTAAGACGTCGTTCGATGCCGTGACGGTCTGTCTCAG GTTCTTCACAGACCTCACCAGGAACTACGGGCTCTTCTCTTTGGCGACAGTGGCACACAGCAACGACTTTTTGCTCTTCAAGAGAGACACAAACGATGTAATGAGTGTGCAAGCTCGGGGCGGCAGCACAAACTTCCTGTCTCTGTCGTTCCCCCCCAACTCCTGGCACTCCATGTGCGCCACCTGGAATTCCCAAAACGGTGTGGCACAGTTGTGGGTGGACGGCAAGCAGACCATCAAGAGGTTCATCCACTCGGGGCAGCCTATCAGTGGTAAACCCATCACCATTCTGGGCCAAGAGCAGGACACCTATGGCGGAGGCTTCGACGCCGGGCAGTCGTTTATTGGGATGATCTCCCGGCTTCACATGTGGGACTACGTCCTCTCCGCCGCTGAGATCCAACGCTACGTGGAGGACGCAAACTTCAGCCCAGGCAACGTCTTCAACTGGAGGGCTCTCGACTATGAAATCGTCGGGAATGTTTTGGTGGAAGAAGAGATCCTGTAG
- the LOC129184989 gene encoding C-reactive protein-like isoform X2 — translation MEKLFLLMVMLATCCAAPTDLSDKVFVFPKETNTDHVKLLTSKTSFDAVTVCLRFFTDLTRNYGLFSLATVAHSNDFLLFKRDTNDVMSVQARGGSTNFLSLSFPPNSWHSMCATWNSQNGVAQLWVDGKQTIKRFIHSGQPISGKPITILGQEQDTYGGGFDAGQSFIGMISRLHMWDYVLSAAEIQRYVEDANFSPGNVFNWRALDYEIVGNVLVEEEIL, via the exons ATGGAGAAACTCTTCCTTCTAATGGTGATGCTTGCTACATGCTGTGCAGCACCCACAG ATCTTTCAGACAAAGTGTTTGTCTTCCCCAAGGAGACAAACACAGATCATGTGAAACTGTTGACATCTAAGACGTCGTTCGATGCCGTGACGGTCTGTCTCAG GTTCTTCACAGACCTCACCAGGAACTACGGGCTCTTCTCTTTGGCGACAGTGGCACACAGCAACGACTTTTTGCTCTTCAAGAGAGACACAAACGATGTAATGAGTGTGCAAGCTCGGGGCGGCAGCACAAACTTCCTGTCTCTGTCGTTCCCCCCCAACTCCTGGCACTCCATGTGCGCCACCTGGAATTCCCAAAACGGTGTGGCACAGTTGTGGGTGGACGGCAAGCAGACCATCAAGAGGTTCATCCACTCGGGGCAGCCTATCAGTGGTAAACCCATCACCATTCTGGGCCAAGAGCAGGACACCTATGGCGGAGGCTTCGACGCCGGGCAGTCGTTTATTGGGATGATCTCCCGGCTTCACATGTGGGACTACGTCCTCTCCGCCGCTGAGATCCAACGCTACGTGGAGGACGCAAACTTCAGCCCAGGCAACGTCTTCAACTGGAGGGCTCTCGACTATGAAATCGTCGGGAATGTTTTGGTGGAAGAAGAGATCCTGTAG